The sequence tttgggaaCACTTGTTTCAAAGTGGTAATGTTTAGAACAAAAGAGGTGGCTGATTAGTTTCCCTCAGAGACGGCATCATTCAGGGTTATCAGACAAGACAATCTTAAGTCTAAGCCATAGATGGATGTCACATTTAGAACCAACTTTATAGTCACAAAGTCTTTAGGACTAAAATAATTACCATATTGTTTAAGTTGATCTAATAGTTTGCCCTTGCATTACATCGTCCTGTCTTGCACAGACTGAAGCACGTATTTGAGATGATTTAAGATTTAATGGCTAAGATGTGGTTTCAGACATAATTGGCTTAATTTCAGCTGGTTTTCACCATAGTCGATAAGACGGGGAAAAAAGTATGCATCATTAACCACACCTAATTAACCACTTATCCTTTCTAGACCTGTAATATTCCTCCAACTCACCATAACTTTTAGTTCATCCTCCGGATCATTCTGTTGATCTGGTCCTCTCGGTTGCCAGCGTCTCCTCCCTCCACAAAGTGTGTGGTCTTCTTGTTCATACCACCGCGGGGTGACGACAGCTTGAAGGGCCATAGGAAGTTGTTGGCGGGTTTGAAGTTCTTTCCAACTGTGTAAATCTCATGGATGAGGTCCTCGACACAGATGATGCCATATTTGCCTGCAGATCAAAAAAGCAATGTGCTTAACAAGTTGACCTGCAGAACTATACGCACACTTAACTACTTgcacttaaaaatgtaattcatcAGTGAAAGCAAGATTTGCTTTGTTAATGTTATGCCAAGTGAGAAAATGTGCATTTTAGACAACCTTGGCTTTACTGATAAGCAAAATGATTGAACAATTTAACCCAGACTGGATGAGTCAATTGTATTCCAACATTTCACCAGAATCTTAAAGCTCAACACACATTTTACCTTGTGACACAAAGTAAAATACATCCTAATGGTAAAGTTACAGTTTTAAAAGCATGTGGTTTCAGACACAACTGGcttagttttcagttttttcaccaAGGTCGATAAGACGGGGAAAAAAGTGTGCATCATTAACCACATGTAACTACACCTTAATCTAACAGTAATTGATTCCGTTGGGACTCTACTTGTATGCTTTGTAAAATTGTCCCTTAATATAGCCTTGACCAAGAGCATCTTATCTAAAATTAAGCTCAGAAAAAGCATACCACATTACCAATTATTACTCCCTCAGAAATAACACTTTGTTACTGGTAAAACTTTACATGAGGTTTTCTTCTAAAACATAGATCCACCTGTATACTGTGCTATGTACAACCCATTTCTTTAAgggtttttaaaccaaaaaatgaATAGTCAGTGTAAAGTTCCCATACCAAGGGCCTTCTCCACCAGAGCATTGTCTGTGAGGGCAATGCGCTGTTTCCTCATCCTGCCATGGCCACGTTTGTAGATGAGCTCACGCACAGACTTCAGGTTAGGGTATCTGGAGGAACAGGTCATAAAAAGGTTATTAAAATGAGCTCAAAACAACTCTGAGGGATGCAGTTCTTAATGTAGAAATATTAGCATGTACTCATGAACTCCTACAACATTAGGTTATGGCCATAGGtgccatttgtttttcagatttcaaCCCCAAGAGAGCAGCGCAGCAGCCGCTTTCTGTGACTGAACACAGCAGATGAGCCTCTGCAGTTGATATACAAATGAGTGTTTTATTTCTCATGCTTTTTATTTCACAGTACATAGAAAAGTAACCCATAAGCTGTGCAATAGTAACAAGGATATTAACTGAAATTATGAAGTGGCATTGGCATACAgataacaaaagacaaaatgtaaTTAACATTTAATGGCTGTATGGGGCACGGTCAACCAACTGCACTTTGTTGTTTCCCTCCACTCAGATTCGCTATAACGGCACCCTTGAAATTTGGAAACTATGGTattcttgcaaaaaaaaaaaaaaatccattaagCTTTTTCTTTAGCGTAGGTCAGGAAACAGgaactgtctttttttacagCACTTTTTGGTGTCAATCATCCAAATCAAAAACATTATCGTTCACTCATAACCCATAATTTTGTGTGAACATGCTTTCACCTTCTGCACTTAGATTAGACATTAGatctattttttatgtaaattgtTTAAACAGGActtatttcctgacattttaagTGAAACCACCAGCAACATTAAATCAATCATGTCTATGGGGTTGAGATAGGAAATCTTTAGACAAACACCTTAAACATAAAGAATATCCAGGGAGTCATCAGGGTAAATTTTAATAGAGTTCTGATTAAAACTGTCTATGCGCCCCCTATCCCCTTTGTGCAAttgcaacacagaatttccctttggggatcaataaagtatttctgattctgaccAAGATAGTCACAACTAGATGTCTTTATATGTTAAACTAAGTCAAGAACAATaaactataaatacattttttcttaaaatacagaTGTGTAAATACTGCATACTGTTGTACCCATTACTGTCATGGAATGTGGTTTCAGACAAAACTGGCTTAGTTTCAGTCAGTATTCACCATGGTCGataagaaggggaaaaaagttaAGCATCATCAACCACATTCCAGAGACAGAGCATTCAAAGACACTAGTAAAAGTGTTAATATCAGTACACTGACTTGTGTCTCCAAGTTTTAGTAGTAACAGCCTTACCCCCAAGCGATGTACGGCTCAGCAATCCTAAGCATGTTGATTGAAGCCTTGTTCAGTCTGACGAATACACCATTGAAGATCTGGCGGAGACGGAGCAGCTGCAGAACTTTGCGGACCTTGGGGCTGACACCATTGATACTGGAAAACAAATTAAGACAATTAGAATATAGCTTTGCATTAGAATACAGCTTTAtcattaattcaatttaatgtggtttcagaaaaaaatggcTTATGTTGCATATTGTATCACCATAGTCGATAAGTCGGGGAAAGAGTGTGCATCATTAACCACAGCATTAACAATGCCTTTGCagacagtacatttacatggaTTGCTATATTGAACATGTTTAGGTATTACTTTAAGTGCCCTTTAAAACAGTATGCAACTAAATATGATTCACCTTGACTGACTTATGCCTACCTGTTTCACACTTTCTCATATACCACTACAACCAAAACAGCTCTAAACAGTTTCTGTACAACTAGCATGCAAGACATTGCCACAGATACAAGGTTTGGATCAATTAggtaaaacacatgcacaaacacgtATAGTGATTTAACCAACGCATGTTAACAATCTTAAGCACCAGGTGGTGTTGGAAATCTAGTAATCCATGTAAATGTTACTGAAAGGGTTTTGTCACCAATTATGTCACCAGATCAACAGCAGAAACTACTCACCCTCTGATTCTGACAACAAAGGCCAGTTTGGGCTCAGCTGGCACATAGAAGTTTCCCACTTTGCGAGCTGTACGGCCCAGGCGGACTTCACGTCTGTACATCTGTCTGTACTCTTTGTGGTACTTTTCAGCCCTCTTGTAGATCAGTTTCCTGGTCACTTTGCGGGCCTGAGAACACATTGGGAATACATGCTCGTTCAGTGACCAAATTTCATGTTCAGCTGCAAACAGACAGCTACATCAGTCAATATTTATCAGCTCTTTTAACAGGCCAATGTATCAGCATGCAACTTACCTTTTTCTCAGCCAGCATCTTCTTGACGCGCATGGCCTTCATGGTGGCAAAGGCCTTTCGCCTTTTCAAAAGGCTCTCAGGGACCGCCggtactttttttctgttaagaGATACAAATCTTCAGgtccattttttaaacatattgacAATAACAGTTATCCTGACATGGCTAAATTACTAAGATGAAATATCTTATTGCCGCTGGTAAAATTAGCTGCTAGCTTGTTAAGCCATCCTTTACCGGCTTCCATATAGGTTATGCTAACGTTACTCCTTTGAAACGCTACCCGACGTTTCAGAACCAATAACACCATCATAAAACTCGACGACTTAATCGAGCAGTTAAGTCTTTAATGTGTTCACCTTTCTAAAACAGATACTTGCTACTTTTCGAGTGCACGGAGGCTGGAGAGACAGCCATGTTGTATTACTGTGGCTACATACAAGATTCCATAAAGTGTTCATAACAATAGAAATCCCAAACCTAAACAATACTGCTAGGGTTATCGTGTATGCAAACCAAACAACCCAGCCAGGGTGTAATTTTAACCAAAGATGGCTATTTAAATAGTGGATGTGCTTAGATTTTAATACAGCGGAACACACTTACTCTGCGTCCGCCATTGCGTCCACCGAGAAAGAGGAATTTTCTTTTGCGCATGTCCCCGTTAAAGGATTTAGGACCTCAACGGACTGTCCTTCCAGCTGCCTGACTAGTAAATTTATTTGCCAAGCCAAGCGTTGGCCTACCGAAggattcttaaaaaaataaaagtatttttgatAAAAGGTGGCATCAAGTTGCTAGAGTTCTCTCTTGTAATATGGTTGGTTGCCCCCGAAATTTAGGGTGTCATATCCCAGtcatttttatcatgttttatttgaaaagtGGTACGTTACAATTTCAACAGACTCAAATTAAAATGAGtctaactttaaaatgttttttctttcatctttgACTCTATTTTAGGCACggcattgttgttttgttttaagacGGTCCACTGCAGGCTACGTTTATAACGCTATATGCAATTTCCACTACACTCGCTGTCCCGgtcctcttaatacatccatggtccCGGCAGAGGGAGCCAAcacttcatttttaaatataggCCTATAAATATATTGAAtctcagtaaaaaaaagaccaCTTCGTCTAAGCTACTTCAGGTTTTAAAACTCAGGCAGCGTGATGCACATCAAggttagaaaaataaatgatgttgtATCCTGACTGACTGTTAAGGTCATGCATAGTGCACATTTCATATCATTTAAATGTGAGGCCCAAAGTAGACCTACGTTTTTACCAATGGCCTACTTTTCTTCAGTATTTCCATTTCAgactattttatttttcatttctattCCAAACTGTTATGCATATTTCATATGCAAAATCAAATATTTTGCATTGGTCTAAAGCATTATGAGCTTATACCCCTACATTACTTACGGAgctaaaatatattaaacaacTTAGTAGCCTATGGCCGACCAATATTAACAATGTAGG is a genomic window of Etheostoma spectabile isolate EspeVRDwgs_2016 chromosome 22, UIUC_Espe_1.0, whole genome shotgun sequence containing:
- the rpl7 gene encoding large ribosomal subunit protein uL30, translating into MADAEKKVPAVPESLLKRRKAFATMKAMRVKKMLAEKKARKVTRKLIYKRAEKYHKEYRQMYRREVRLGRTARKVGNFYVPAEPKLAFVVRIRGINGVSPKVRKVLQLLRLRQIFNGVFVRLNKASINMLRIAEPYIAWGYPNLKSVRELIYKRGHGRMRKQRIALTDNALVEKALGKYGIICVEDLIHEIYTVGKNFKPANNFLWPFKLSSPRGGMNKKTTHFVEGGDAGNREDQINRMIRRMN